CCTAACAAAAGCTTCTACTATTTAGCAAAAAACGAGCTCGCCTCAAAGCAAGCTCGTTTTTTTATTACTATATTTTCGTAACCCTCTGTGTTGCCTTCTGTTACTCTTGTTCGTCTCTTATCGTTTCTCTGTAGGGCGCACCCGGCTGGTCGGCGTAGCTGTCAGTGGATCTTCCGGCCAGTAATGTTTCGGATACCGCCCAGCCAATTCCTTGCGCACTGCAAAATAACCGTCTCTCCAAAAGCTGGCTAAATCGCGCGTCACCTGTACCGGTCGCTGCGCCGGAGACAAAAGCTGCATCGTCAGCGGCACTCGCCCTTCTGCTAAATAAGGTGTTTCCTGCCAACCGAAGACTTCCTGGAGCTTGACGGCAACAAACGGAGCTGCCGCGTCTTGATAATCAATCGGCGCACTTCGCCCCGACGGCATTTTTACCGCCGTCGGGGCCCATTCGTCTAAAGATCGCTGCAAGTCCCACGGGACTAGCGCCATCAACGCTTGGTGTACATCCAAACGTTGCAAAGCGCTGCCATCCGGCTCCGCCCCCAAAAATGGTTCCAACCATTCATCTGTTCGCGCCAATAAAGCCTCCTCGCTTACATCCGGCCATTTTTGCACATTCCAATAATGAGCAAATGCGAGCCGCTGTCGCAGCAACTTCGCCGCCGGCGTCCAATTAAGCAGCTTCGTCAGCCCCTCGCTCTGCAACGCCTCTTTTAAAACTTGGTGTACCTGAGCCGGCGTTGGCGCCGTCGGCGCTTCCTTCAGCACCAATGCGCCCAGGTATTCCTTTTCCCTGGCGCAAATTTTTCGCGTCGCTGCATCCCAAAAAGCATAGGTTTCTTTGCGTATTTGCCCGGCTAGCACACGCCTCACCTCGCTTATTTCCACTGCAACGGCCCTAAAGATGCGGCCTTCTCTGCCTCCATCATCCACTTCTACCGCCACTACATAGGTTGCCCCCGTCAAAGGATGTCCTTTGGGAAGATAAGTGCCGCGTCCATTGCCTAGCAGAAATCGGCCATCGCCACGATTTTGCCCCAAACGCTCCGGAAAAGCCAACGCCAAAAGGAGGCCGCACTGCTCTGGTTTTATGCTTTCACCATGCGGCACACCGGCAGCTCTAGCATAGCGGGCCGCCGCTCGCCAGACAAGACGTTGCCCCGCTAGAGGACTCTTTTCGTGTTGGGCTGCTTCCGCCATCACCGCAGCTACATCCGTCTGCATTGCTTCTCCTTCTGTCAAAAAAGCTGCAAGCAAACACGCGGTTGCACCTACAGCCAGCTCCGTCCCCCGGAGCACCATGTGCCCCAGACGCGGCGTCAGGCCCAGCAACGCCAGACGGCGGCCATAAGCGGTAACTGCGCCGGCAGTATCGAGCGCCCCTAGTCCTTCCAGCAGCTGCCGCCCCTGCGCAAAGGCTTCTGCTGGAGGCTCGTCAAGCCAGGCTAATTCCTGCGGTTTCTTAACGCCCCAAAGTGCCAGTTCCAACGCCAGCGCTGTCAAATCGCTTTCCAAAACTTCCGGCGTCCGCTCCGCTATAAATAAGGCTTCTTCGCGCTCCGTCCATAGGCAATAGCAGCTTCCCGACGCCAGCCGTCCCGCGCGGCCTCGGCGCTGCAACGCCGCATCAGCCGTAACCTGCACCGTTTCCAGTCGTGACAAGCCGCTGCGTAGCGAAAAGCGAGGCACCCGCATACGGCCGCTGTCGACAACCACCCGGACGCCTTCCACAGTCAAGCTGGTCTCCGCCAAAGACGTAGCCAGCACGACTTTACGAATTCCTTGGGGCACTGGTAGCAGTGCTTCATCCTGCGCCGCCCCGGACAGACGCCCATACAACGGCAGTACCTTAACCTCTGCCGCAAGACCTGCAAGTAAAGCGGCCGTACGCCGGATTTCAGGAGCGCCCGGCAAAAACACCAGCACATCTCCCACTTCTTCAGCCAGCGCCTTGCGGACAGCCTCAGCCACATTTTCTTCTAAGGTCAACTTGTCCCGGCGTCCCAAACGATGCACAGCAACAGGAAACAGCCGACCTTCGCTGACAATAACCGGCGCTTGTTCTAAAAGAGCCGCCACCTTTTGCGCCGCCAGCGTCGCCGACATCACCACCAGGCGCAAATCCGCCCTCAAGACAGCCTGACTTTGCAGACAAAAAGCCAAACCTACATCCGCCTGCAAACTGCGCTCATGAAATTCATCAAATAAAACAGCGCCAATTCCAGGCAGTGAAGCGTCGTCCTGCAGCATGCGCGTCAAAACGCCTTCGGTAATCACTTCCAGCCTCGTTTTGGCACTGATGCGGCTGTCATGGCGCATACGCCAGCCCACCGTTTCTCCAGGTTCCTCTCCCAAAAGACGCGCCATCTGCCTAGCTGCCGCTCGCGCCGCCAAACGCCTCGGCTCCAATAACAGCAACCGTTTCCCGCGCAGCCACGGCTCATCAAGCAACGCCAACGGCACTCTGGTTGTCTTACCAGCGCCAGGAGGCGCCACAAGTACAGCCCGAGTCTGCTGACGCAGTACTTCCTGCAGTTGCGGCAGCACTTCATCAATCGGCAAAGCTTCCCTTTTTCCGTTCATTTACCAATAATCCTCTCCACTAGGTTCTTGCCCGCAAGGCTTTGACATGCGTCCAAGTTTCTCTACCGCTGCACTCGGGTGTCTTACGTTCTAATTCGGCCATCACATCCGCCACATAGGATATTCGGCGCATACCAACTAATATGGCGCTTATCCCCTGCGCTGACCGCAAGGCCCGTAACGCCAAATGACGCAAATGGGGCGCCTCTCCCCAAGACGAGTTAAGCCGTACCGCGTCTTCATAAAAGCGCCGCGCCGCTGACCGCCCTTCTTCGTCATATACGTCTTCATCCAGGCGAATCAACTCGCCTTCTTGTATCGCGTTCAAGGGCCGATTGATCAATACGCCCAAATCCAACGCAGCGGCATATTCCAGCAGCGTCTGTTCCTGCGGCCAAGCCGGCAGCATTGCCGCCGCCGGTTCCAAGAGGTTGCACGGAAATTGAATGACCCCAAAATGATGCTCTTCACCGCCAGCCAAGCACGCTGCTTGCCAGAGTTCATCCAACGGCGTCCGCTGCGGATCGTCTGCAGGCCTCGGAAAGGTATTAGAGCTGACTCCATACCAAGCAATACGGCCTTGGCGCACTGCTTTTTCCAACCAGGAAACGGCTTGCCTTAAGCGGCGCACATACTCCGCCCGCGCCGCTTCCACATGACCGCCTTGCTGCAAAGCCCATAAAAGATAGTATTCCGGATTATGCAGTAAGAAACCATCCAAGCAGTTTATCTGTAGCCGCTGTAAACTGAGTTCGAGCTGCTCTTCCAGAAAGTCAGGATAAATGCAATGCTCCAAGGTCGGCGCATAGGAAACCACCTCCAGGAAATCCTTACCTGCTTGCTGCCGCGCTTGGCGCAGCTGAAGATTGCTGTTCTGCAAGTAACCGACTTTAGAAACAAGCACCATTTCGTCCCGGCGCACAGCGCCAGTGTGAGCCATCTCTGTCAACACTTCGCCAATGAGGCGTTCTGAGCCGCCATCTGCATAGTTAGCACTAGTATCAATGAGGTTAATGCCCTTTTGCAGGGCTGCACCCAACGCTTCTTTATGTGCAGCCACCGCCGCATCTACTCGATAGCTGCCAAAACCAGCCTGACTAACCCATAAACCACTGCGCCCCAGGCGGCGATACCGCTCAGCTCCGTATCGTTCGGCCAAGGCCTTCGTTCCTTCAATAGTCGCTTTACCGCTCAAAAACCCCTTGCTCATGCCAAGCCGCGCTCCTGCAAGAGCTGCACCAATGCTGCTAAATACGCCGGCAAATCCGGCGGTCTGCGGCTGGACACCAGGTTTTGATCTACCACTACCGCCTCGTCCAGCCAAATAGCGCCGGCGTTTTCCATATCGTCTCGGATACCCGGCGTACTAGTCACCTTGCGTCCTTGCAGAATTTTAGCGGAAATCAGCACCCAGCCGGCATGACAAATCTGGCCGATGGGCTTTTTCACTGCATCAAAGTCCTGCACCAATTGCAGCACTTCTGGATACCGGCGCAGCTTGTCCGGTGCCCAGCCGCCTGGAACCAGCAATACATCATACTCTTCAGCAGTCACCTCTTTGAAGGACACATCAGCTACCGCCGGCACACCGTATTTCCCATGGTAGGTTTTCCCGGCAACCTCGCCTGCCAAATCCACCGTCAGCCCCGCCTCTCTAAGGCGCAATACAGGATACCAAAGTTCCAAATCCTCAAAGTCTTCCGAGAGAAGTTGCAACGCTTTCATCGTTTTTCCTCCTTATTTTAAACTACCTTTTAAGAAAACCCGCAAAAGAGGGGAGCAAACAGCACCAATAGGCAAAGAAGGAAAGCCTTCGTTACCACGCAAAGGCTTTCCTTCTTTAAATTTTCAACTAAGCGTTTCTGGAAGAGCGCTCTTCTTCCGTACTTGGCGGCAAGTATCGCACCAGCACCCGGGTAATACGAGAGCCATCGCACTCTTCTACCGTAAAGACATAACCGTCTTCTTGTACGATTTGCCCCACTCGCGGCGGAATTTCCACGCGCGAATACAGCCAACCTCCCAAAGTATCTACATCTTCCGATTCCAGATGCACTCCCAGCGCGTCGTTGACTTCATCCAAAATCAGCCGACCATCTACAGAGAACAAATCTTCGCCACGCTTCTCTATAGCTGGGCGCTCCTCATCAAACTCGTCTTGAATTTCTCCCACAATTTCTTCCAAAATATCTTCAACCGTTATAAGGCCGGCGGTACCGCCATACTCGTCCACCACAATCGCCAGTTGGAGCTTTTTCCGTTGCAACAACCGCAGCAAATCGCTTAGTGGCATAGACTCCGGCACCGACAACACCTGTCGCATCATATCCCGCAACACAGGATGCTCCTGCCGAGCCACGGCCTGCAGCATATCCTTGATATGAACAAACCCCACGATATGGTCTTTGTCCGGATCGCACACCGGATACCTTGTCAGCTTTTCTTCCACCGCCGTATCCAGACTGGTGGCAAAATCATCCTGCAAATACAAACACACCATATCCGTACGCGGCACCATAACATCGCGCACATTGCGCTCGGCAAAATCAAAAATGTTGTCGACAAAGGTTAACTCGGTCCGATCAATATATCCTTGTCGATGGCTTTCTTCCATCAAAATACGAATTTCCTCTTCCGTATGAGCCGCATCTTGTTCGTTTGCCAAGGAAATGCCGCCCAGGCGCAAGAGCGCATTAGCCGTAGAATTCAAAGCCCAGATAAAAGGGTACATCAAGCGATAAAACGCGCGCAAAGGCCAAGCCACCCACAAAGTTACGCTTTCCGCTTTCTGGATGGCCAACGACTTGGGCGCCAGCTCGCCAATAATAATGTGGAGCGCCGTAATAAAAGAAAAAGCTAAACCAAAAGAGATAGTGTGAATGGCTGCTGGCGGCAAACCGAATTCCTTCAACACCGGCGAAATCATCGAAGCCACAGCTGGTTCTCCTACCCAGCCAAGCCCCAGAGAAGCCAGGGTAATCCCCAGCTGACACGCCGACAAATAGGCATCCAGGTGATCCACCAAGAGCCTAGCCATCTTCGCCTGACCATTGCCTTCCTGCAGCAACGTATCAAGGCGCGTGCTGCGCACCTTGACCATAGCAAACTCCGCAGCCACAAAAAAGCCATTCAAAAACACCAAAAATAAAACTAACAGCAAATTCCAGATAAACGACGCAGGGTCCAACCCTTCCCCAGCCCTCGCCGGTTTGCACCAGCGACGGCATAGGTTCACCTCCTTGATAGTCCATATTTTTTATTACCAAATATTATACCATGTCTACCAAAAATAAGAAATAGACATAACAGCCGTAAAGAAGCCAGCCTGCAGCGCTTTACGCCACAGGCTGGCTTTCCCTCACAATATCATGCTGCTGGCAAACGAGACTCGCTCTGGGTTCCGATTTCAAGCCGACTTGCTGAGTGCTGGCGGCACAAGACCGGTACGCCGCAAAACAGGCACCACTTTTAAAGAAGTCACTGCGATCAGAACGCTCAAAATCAAGTCAGCCGTGATGTACGGCAGGAATCCTGCCGCCAACGCGCCCTGCATGGACATGGATTTCCCCAGATAAAAATTGACAATGCCGTACAAATACAGCACGCCGGCTGCATACAAAACAGTCAGTCCAGCTAAAAGCGCCAGCATGGTGGGAACTAAGCGCAGTTTTTCCTGGCGCTCTGTCAACAGCCCCACCACATAAGCGCAAGCGATGAAACCAAGAAGATAGCCAAAGGTCGGCTGCAGCACATAGGAAGGCCCACCGCCTTTAGTGAAAATAGGAATGCCGATCAAGCCGATCCCTACATATAGAAGCTGTGCATACAAACCCTTTTTCGAGCCCAGCATTACGCCGGAATACGCGCAAAATAGGTATTGCAGCGTGAAAGGAACCAGCGGCGTAGGAATTTGGATAAACGCGCCGATAGCCGTCAATGCCGCAAACAAAGCAATCAAAATTTGCTCCCGCAAAGCCAATTTCATAGTAACGCCCCCCGGATATGCATACTTTTTCTTGTATCATAGCACACCCGGAAAGTTTCGTAAACACGTTCAATCAAAATGGTTAACGTTCGATCCTGCCATATTGCTCGCTCAACTCTGCTAACCAGACTGCCTGACGCTCACCAAGCAATCCCTGCGGCAACCGCCAGCTCCAGTTGCCTTGCGCCACGCCGGGAACATTCATGCGCCCCTCACGCCCTAACCCCAGCACGTCCTGCACAGGCAAAATAGTTACATCCCCCTCACAAGCATAGGCATAGCGAATAAGCGCCCGCACAACTGCATCCACACCACCGCCTCTCACCTGCAGCAAGCGAGCGATGTCTGAAGCCAGCCCCGGGTCCTGACGGGCCAGCGTTTCAAACCAGGAGCGGCTTGTATCATTATCATGGGTGCCTGTATAGACAATTGTATTGCGCGATATCAACGGGCGTTTGACCCCTTCTTCCGTCTGGCGGAAGGCAAACTGCAGCACAGCCATGCCAGGCAGCGAAAATGCCTCTTTTAAAGCATCCACTTCTGGCGTAATAATCCCCAAATCCTCCGCGACAAGGGGCAGCACTCCTTCTTCTTGACGCAGCGCCGCTAACAAGGCGGCTCCTGGCCCAGGCTGCCACAACCCTTCCACCGCCGTTTTGGCTGCCGCCGGTACATCCCAATAGGCCTCAATCCCCCGAAAATGATCCAGACGCACCCAGTCTGTCAGTTCCAGCACTACTTCCAAGCGACGACGCCACCAGCGATAGTTTTGCTGCCCCATGGCCTTCCAATCATAAAGCGGGTTCCCCCAAAGCTGCCCATCCTTGCTGAAATAATCCGGCGGCACACCGGCTACGCCGACAGGCTCTCCCTCGCCATCCAGCAGAAAATAAGGCTGCCGACTCCACACATCACTACTGTCATGAGCTACATACAACGGCAAGTCGCCCAAAAGCTTTACACCTTGTTGATTGGCGTACTCACGCAAATGTCGAGCCTGCTTAAAAAAGAGATATTGCTCAAAGTGATACAGATCAATGGCCGCCCCTTCTTGGCGCCGCAATTCATCCAAAGCCACCGGCCGCCTCTCGCGCAACCCTTGCGGCCACTGCGTCCAAGGAAGGCCCTTATAACGGTTTTTAGCTGCTCGAAATAAAGCGTAATCCTTCAGCCAGTCTCCATGGCACTGGCAAAACGCTTCATAGTCCGGCGCAGCCGCCCATTCCGGCTGCAACCGTTCAAATGCTCGCCGCACCAATTGTTCTTTGTAGACTGTAACGACTTCCCAATCATAAATGCCAGCTTTACCCTTGGGCAGCGGCTCCAAATCCGACTGCGTCAACCAGCCGTCAGCCACTAAATCATCCGGCGACAACAAAGCCACGTTGCCTGCAAAAGCGGACAGCGCTTGATACGGCGAACCACAGCTGGCTGGTCCCGGCTGATTGAGAGGCAGCATCTGCCACCAAGACTGACCGGCGCGCGCCAAAAAATCAACAAACCGTCTGGCTTCCGGCCCCAAATCACCGCCGCCGTAAGGACCCGGCAAAGACGTAGGATGCAGCAGCAGTCCCGCGCTGCGAGGCAGCACCGAAGCCTCTTCGCGTTGCAGCACCACACCGGACAAAGGCGGTAGACAGAATGTCACCACGCCGTCCCTCGCAGCCACCGGCTGCTGTGTTTCATCCAATAACGAGACAAAGCGTCCCTTAAAACGCCCTTCATCCGTCACCGTCAACCAGCGCTCTTCCGTTTCGTGGCGGTTGACAGCTACCAGCAGCACTTCCTCTTCCCCTTGGCCTCCGAGGGCATCTTGCCCGTTTTCAATGGTTCGCAAAAAGGCCATCACATCGTCGTGGCCGCTTTCTACAGGCAGCCAAAAACCGCGACGCAACGCAGCTTGGTTTCGTCGCAGATGAATCAAAGAGCGGTGCCAGGCAAGCAATTCTTCATCCTCACGCCCCCAAGGAAAGGTACCTCGGTTAAACGGATCGCGATACCCTTCTGCGCCTGCCTCATCACCATAGTACACACTAGGCACACCTGGAAAAGTCATTTGCCATAAAACTAAGATGCGATAGCGCTGCAAGGCCAAAAGGCGCCGTTCTTCCGGCAAGCGATAAAAGGCTCGCTCTTTTTCACTCAGCGACTCTCCAGGCGGCGCTTCGCCCAGTTCCGTCAAAACACGAGGCACGTCATGACTGCCCACCAAATTCATAGCGCCATAAAAATGCGGCGCCGGATAGTTTTCCTGCAAAGAACGCAATACATTCAAGGTGCGCTCGGCTGTCGCCCGCCCTAAGAAAAACTCCAACAAGGCTTTGCGAAAGGGATAGTTCATGGTGGAATCCAGTTCGTTCCCCAACAAATAGCGGCGCATCTGTCCATAGCTTTCCTTGCGAGAGGCATCCTCCCACACTTCGCCGATCAACACTGCCTCTGGATCCTCTTCCTTCAACACCCGGTAAAACTCTTCTAAAAAAGCGTCTGGTAATTCATCTACCACATCCAGCCGCCATCCTTTAATGCCACAGCGAAGCCAGTGCCGCAGTACACTATCTTCACCACGGATAATAAAATCCAGATAGCTTTCGTTAACCTCGTCCACATTAGGCATCGTACCGATGCCCCACCACGCTTCATAGTCTTCTGGATACTCCTTGAAGCGATACCAAGAATAATACGGCGATTCCTCGGACTGATAAGCGCCGACACCGGGAAACCGCCCTTCTTTGTTGAAATATAGGCTGTCGCTGCCAGTATGGCTGAATACGCCGTCTAAAACTACATGCA
This genomic window from uncultured Anaeromusa sp. contains:
- a CDS encoding hemolysin family protein, with the protein product MDPASFIWNLLLVLFLVFLNGFFVAAEFAMVKVRSTRLDTLLQEGNGQAKMARLLVDHLDAYLSACQLGITLASLGLGWVGEPAVASMISPVLKEFGLPPAAIHTISFGLAFSFITALHIIIGELAPKSLAIQKAESVTLWVAWPLRAFYRLMYPFIWALNSTANALLRLGGISLANEQDAAHTEEEIRILMEESHRQGYIDRTELTFVDNIFDFAERNVRDVMVPRTDMVCLYLQDDFATSLDTAVEEKLTRYPVCDPDKDHIVGFVHIKDMLQAVARQEHPVLRDMMRQVLSVPESMPLSDLLRLLQRKKLQLAIVVDEYGGTAGLITVEDILEEIVGEIQDEFDEERPAIEKRGEDLFSVDGRLILDEVNDALGVHLESEDVDTLGGWLYSRVEIPPRVGQIVQEDGYVFTVEECDGSRITRVLVRYLPPSTEEERSSRNA
- the hrpB gene encoding ATP-dependent helicase HrpB, producing MNGKREALPIDEVLPQLQEVLRQQTRAVLVAPPGAGKTTRVPLALLDEPWLRGKRLLLLEPRRLAARAAARQMARLLGEEPGETVGWRMRHDSRISAKTRLEVITEGVLTRMLQDDASLPGIGAVLFDEFHERSLQADVGLAFCLQSQAVLRADLRLVVMSATLAAQKVAALLEQAPVIVSEGRLFPVAVHRLGRRDKLTLEENVAEAVRKALAEEVGDVLVFLPGAPEIRRTAALLAGLAAEVKVLPLYGRLSGAAQDEALLPVPQGIRKVVLATSLAETSLTVEGVRVVVDSGRMRVPRFSLRSGLSRLETVQVTADAALQRRGRAGRLASGSCYCLWTEREEALFIAERTPEVLESDLTALALELALWGVKKPQELAWLDEPPAEAFAQGRQLLEGLGALDTAGAVTAYGRRLALLGLTPRLGHMVLRGTELAVGATACLLAAFLTEGEAMQTDVAAVMAEAAQHEKSPLAGQRLVWRAAARYARAAGVPHGESIKPEQCGLLLALAFPERLGQNRGDGRFLLGNGRGTYLPKGHPLTGATYVVAVEVDDGGREGRIFRAVAVEISEVRRVLAGQIRKETYAFWDAATRKICAREKEYLGALVLKEAPTAPTPAQVHQVLKEALQSEGLTKLLNWTPAAKLLRQRLAFAHYWNVQKWPDVSEEALLARTDEWLEPFLGAEPDGSALQRLDVHQALMALVPWDLQRSLDEWAPTAVKMPSGRSAPIDYQDAAAPFVAVKLQEVFGWQETPYLAEGRVPLTMQLLSPAQRPVQVTRDLASFWRDGYFAVRKELAGRYPKHYWPEDPLTATPTSRVRPTEKR
- a CDS encoding aldo/keto reductase, with the translated sequence MSKGFLSGKATIEGTKALAERYGAERYRRLGRSGLWVSQAGFGSYRVDAAVAAHKEALGAALQKGINLIDTSANYADGGSERLIGEVLTEMAHTGAVRRDEMVLVSKVGYLQNSNLQLRQARQQAGKDFLEVVSYAPTLEHCIYPDFLEEQLELSLQRLQINCLDGFLLHNPEYYLLWALQQGGHVEAARAEYVRRLRQAVSWLEKAVRQGRIAWYGVSSNTFPRPADDPQRTPLDELWQAACLAGGEEHHFGVIQFPCNLLEPAAAMLPAWPQEQTLLEYAAALDLGVLINRPLNAIQEGELIRLDEDVYDEEGRSAARRFYEDAVRLNSSWGEAPHLRHLALRALRSAQGISAILVGMRRISYVADVMAELERKTPECSGRETWTHVKALRART
- a CDS encoding biotin transporter BioY, producing the protein MKLALREQILIALFAALTAIGAFIQIPTPLVPFTLQYLFCAYSGVMLGSKKGLYAQLLYVGIGLIGIPIFTKGGGPSYVLQPTFGYLLGFIACAYVVGLLTERQEKLRLVPTMLALLAGLTVLYAAGVLYLYGIVNFYLGKSMSMQGALAAGFLPYITADLILSVLIAVTSLKVVPVLRRTGLVPPALSKSA
- a CDS encoding type 1 glutamine amidotransferase domain-containing protein, giving the protein MKALQLLSEDFEDLELWYPVLRLREAGLTVDLAGEVAGKTYHGKYGVPAVADVSFKEVTAEEYDVLLVPGGWAPDKLRRYPEVLQLVQDFDAVKKPIGQICHAGWVLISAKILQGRKVTSTPGIRDDMENAGAIWLDEAVVVDQNLVSSRRPPDLPAYLAALVQLLQERGLA
- the malQ gene encoding 4-alpha-glucanotransferase; this translates as MMAGHEQTTAAWIYHHSWRSAFRQPFGAVCCGVKVRLAFRTPPLEPLRKVTLRLWLQGQGERLVPLEDVGEGCWQVEYEAPADPGWIWYHFIAEEMTGAVWYYGASEDGLGGSGYRRSQAGPRSWQITVHQQQAVPAWLSDGVIYQIFPDRFCNGHEQGEIRGAQPGSLLHAHWEDVPFYVRDVDTGHMVAYDFFGGNLEGICSKLSYLAELGVTILYLNPVFLSVSNHRYDVADYHQIDPMLGETKDLVRLCKQAKALGMHVVLDGVFSHTGSDSLYFNKEGRFPGVGAYQSEESPYYSWYRFKEYPEDYEAWWGIGTMPNVDEVNESYLDFIIRGEDSVLRHWLRCGIKGWRLDVVDELPDAFLEEFYRVLKEEDPEAVLIGEVWEDASRKESYGQMRRYLLGNELDSTMNYPFRKALLEFFLGRATAERTLNVLRSLQENYPAPHFYGAMNLVGSHDVPRVLTELGEAPPGESLSEKERAFYRLPEERRLLALQRYRILVLWQMTFPGVPSVYYGDEAGAEGYRDPFNRGTFPWGREDEELLAWHRSLIHLRRNQAALRRGFWLPVESGHDDVMAFLRTIENGQDALGGQGEEEVLLVAVNRHETEERWLTVTDEGRFKGRFVSLLDETQQPVAARDGVVTFCLPPLSGVVLQREEASVLPRSAGLLLHPTSLPGPYGGGDLGPEARRFVDFLARAGQSWWQMLPLNQPGPASCGSPYQALSAFAGNVALLSPDDLVADGWLTQSDLEPLPKGKAGIYDWEVVTVYKEQLVRRAFERLQPEWAAAPDYEAFCQCHGDWLKDYALFRAAKNRYKGLPWTQWPQGLRERRPVALDELRRQEGAAIDLYHFEQYLFFKQARHLREYANQQGVKLLGDLPLYVAHDSSDVWSRQPYFLLDGEGEPVGVAGVPPDYFSKDGQLWGNPLYDWKAMGQQNYRWWRRRLEVVLELTDWVRLDHFRGIEAYWDVPAAAKTAVEGLWQPGPGAALLAALRQEEGVLPLVAEDLGIITPEVDALKEAFSLPGMAVLQFAFRQTEEGVKRPLISRNTIVYTGTHDNDTSRSWFETLARQDPGLASDIARLLQVRGGGVDAVVRALIRYAYACEGDVTILPVQDVLGLGREGRMNVPGVAQGNWSWRLPQGLLGERQAVWLAELSEQYGRIER